ATAATAAGTATTTTATGGTTAATGTTTTACTAATTTATTTAAATACTGAATCAGATACAGCTTATAGCTAATAAGTGCGCATGTTGTCCTAACAACTGCTTCAAAAAATTCAATAAATGCGTTTTACCTTTAATATTCTTTAAATAATAAAAGACCACTTCGGAGTGAAATGGTCTTTATATAATTAATTCCGTTTTCTTTTGAGATTAAAAAACAGTTGCTGCCAGTTGAATTCTTGCGAATTTGTTAGACGGATTCCACATCGCCATCATAGAAACCGGAAGACTGTAATGATCGGTAATCTTAATGGTTTTGCCTGCTTTTACGCCTACGTTGACAATGTCAAAGCTGTTCTTGCCGTTTCCATATAGAAAATGTTTGTCATTTAGGGCAAATCCTCCTCCAACAAAAGCATCCAGATTGACCTTCCCGCCGGAAATTACCGGGTAGCTGACCTGAACATAGGTGGAGTATTTGTTTCTGTCATAGCTTCCGTCATCTTTCAGAACAACTTCTCCGGCATTAGCCCCTCCGTAAAGCATAAGGTCTGCTTCTACATTTAAAGGAAAAGAAGGTCCGAAAGTATAATTGGTTCTCAGATCAATGATGTGAGCGGTTCTTCTTCGGGAGTAACTGAAAATATCATCTGCTGCAACAGCAGTGTTGATATTCCTTGAGTTGTAGAGATCCCAAAGTCCGATATAAAAGCGTCCGTCTGAATATTGAACGTAATAATTAATTTCTTTATAATGGGTATTGTCTTTGTCATCAGCCAATGCGGAAGCTCCCCATATTCCGACCTTCCATTTCTTTTCAGCATCTAAAGCATAGGAAAGGTTTCCCATAACAACGGGTTTATCTGTAATGATCAGCCCTCGCCATAAATGGTTATTCTGAATGTTTACAGTGAAATCTAACCGGCTTTCTTTCTTGTTTTCCGTGTCTTCCTGGGCAAAAAGATTCCCTGTGCCTAGTAAAGCCAGGCCTATATAAAAGAGTTTTTTCATTGTGTAAACGATCTGTGGTTATCTTAACGCTCCATACAATAAAGCGGCTAGAATTGCTCCGATGATTGGCCCTGCAATAGGAATCCAGGCATAGCTCCAATCACTGCTTCCTTTTACCGGAAGAATGGCGTGCATGATTCTTGGTCCAAGGTCTCTTGCCGGATTGATGGCGTATCCGGTTGTTCCTCCCAAAGACAGTCCAATTGCCCAGACTAATAAAGTTACAGGGAGTGCTCCCATACTTCCTAATCCTATTTTTGCGGTAGGATCATTATTTAAAGTAACGCTTGGATCTGCGAAATGGAAAATAACAAAGACCAAAACAAAAGTTCCGATAATTTCACTGATTATGTTTGAAACAGGCTTCCTGATGGCGGGAGCTGTACTGAAACAGGCCA
This region of Chryseobacterium vaccae genomic DNA includes:
- a CDS encoding TorF family putative porin, with translation MKKLFYIGLALLGTGNLFAQEDTENKKESRLDFTVNIQNNHLWRGLIITDKPVVMGNLSYALDAEKKWKVGIWGASALADDKDNTHYKEINYYVQYSDGRFYIGLWDLYNSRNINTAVAADDIFSYSRRRTAHIIDLRTNYTFGPSFPLNVEADLMLYGGANAGEVVLKDDGSYDRNKYSTYVQVSYPVISGGKVNLDAFVGGGFALNDKHFLYGNGKNSFDIVNVGVKAGKTIKITDHYSLPVSMMAMWNPSNKFARIQLAATVF
- a CDS encoding MIP/aquaporin family protein, translating into MTPFVAEIIGTMLMILLGNGVVANVVLKDTKGNNSGWIVITTAWALAVFVGVTVAGPVSGAHLNPAVTLGLAFAGKFSWDLVPSYIAGEMIGAMLGAFLVWLFNKDHFAITEDEDAKLACFSTAPAIRKPVSNIISEIIGTFVLVFVIFHFADPSVTLNNDPTAKIGLGSMGALPVTLLVWAIGLSLGGTTGYAINPARDLGPRIMHAILPVKGSSDWSYAWIPIAGPIIGAILAALLYGALR